The DNA region CCCCCGTTCGGGTTGCCACCGTTCCACGCCTGATCCCCGAGGTTCTGCACGGTTCCCTGGTTCAGGCCCTGCGGGAACATCGTGCTCATCGGCTTGCCCGCCACGCCGCCGTTCGGGTCGGCCATCGTCGGGTGGTGCAGGTTGTAGACACCATTGGCGTCAGGGTATGAACCATACGGTCCCGTGCCGGGCGGCGCCGGTGGCGCGTTGTGCGGCGGCGGGCCGACCGGGCCCTGGTACACCGGCGGGTTACCGCCGTTCACCCCGGCTCCGTGCCAGTTGGGGCGGCCACCAGGCCCGGGCGTGTTGTGCGGGGCGGTGCCCGGGGGCAGGTCGCTGTTCAACATGTGTCCGCCGGTGAACCCCCAAGGCCTCGGCGGCGCCGTGCTGCCGGGTGGCCGTGGCCTCGGCGGCTTGAGGTTCCCCAGGCTCACGTGGTCGTGCGCGGACTGGGGGACGTCCACGCCCCCGTAGGGATGCTGGTCCGGTTTGCCCGGTGACTGGTCGAGCGAGCGCGATCCACCGCCCGAGCTGCTGGGACCGGTCCTTCCCGGGGACAGCGAGCCCGGCGGTCGCGCGGCCGGCGGTTTGCCGGTCTTGATCTTCTTGAGCCCGTCCGACGCCTTCCCGAAGACGTCGTCCGCCTTGCGAATCAGCACCGACAGCTTCTTGAGCGCGCCGATGAGGCTCTTGACGATGCCGGCGATCTTGGTCGCGGTCTTCGCGACCAGCGCCGCCACCTGCGGCACCACCCAGGTCAGCCCGATCCCGCAGGTCGCGATCACCTGCAGGGCCCAGGAAACCAGGTGTGCCACCACTTCCGCGATGATGTCGCGGACGAGTCCACGCACTGCCGCGACCACCTCGCCCGCGGTCTGGACCCCGCTCCCCGCGCCCGCGCTCGCCTCCCCCGCAGCCGAGATCAACGTGGCCAGCTCGGTGCTCTGCGCGCGGTAGGCGTCGGCGCTCGTGCCCACCCAGCTCTGCACGTCGGCGTCGACCTGCATGACCAGGTCTTGCCCCACGCTCTCGAGCTCCTTCGCGATGTTCTGCCAAGTCTGCGCTTGCGCGGCGACCTGATCCGGATTGCCCGCGAGTTCGTCCAGCGCCTCCTTGAGCGGGCCGACGTGCTCCATCAACCAGCCGACGCCCGCGGCGAGGACCGAACCGAACGGATCGGCCACCACCGACAGGGCTTCCAGCGCCGTCCCCGCGACACCCATCACCGCCGAAGCCCAGTCACCGCTTTCGATGCTGGACTTCACTCCCTGGGCTTCCTCCAGCAGCGGGACCCCGGTCGCCCACGTCGTCGAGCTGACCGTCTCCGCGACCAACGGATTCGCCAAAACCAACCATCCCCAGTAGCAGGACTCACTCGTGCCCGCCCAGGCAAGCACGAGCCGGCGCACACCACCAGTCACCAGATCCGACTATGCCCGTTCATCGCGAAAGAGTGCCCGGAACGGCCATGCAATGGCACGAAGACGACAAAGCACCCGAGCCGACCAATAGCCAGACGCACTGCACCCAAAGCGTGGGCGGCACTAGACGAGGCCGGCGCCGTGGAACCGCACCGCGCAGTCGGCCACATCCCCAGCCGTCCCCCTCCGGAATGGCAGTCCCGGGACATCGTGTTCGGCGGACCTCGCCAATCCGGTCATGCGTCCTTTCGCCCGAGATACTTGAACGCGCAACCAAATGCGAGTACTAGTGGCACCAGGACCGATAGGGTCCGTCCGCACTTCAGGGGAGTATTGATGCGTCTTGGATTCAGCCTTCCGGTATTCGGCAAGGCGGCGGCCACACCGGGCGGAATCGCGCGATACGCGCGTACGGCGGAGCAGGCCGGGGCAGCCAGTCTCTGGGTCGGCGACCGGTTGCTGTCGCCGGTAAACCCGGAGGTGTCCTACCCGGGCTACGACACCATGCCCGAGGAGTTCTGGACCGCCCAGGATCCGTTCACCGCACTGGCCGTCGCCGCCGCCGTGACCGAAACCGCGATCCTCGGGTCCAGCACCATCAACGCGACGCAGTATCAGCCTGCCAACTTCGCCCGGCTGCTGACCAGCATCGACGTGGCCAGCAACGGCCGGCTACTCCCCGGCCTGGGCATCGGCTGGTCACCCGACGAATACGCGGCCGTCGGCATTCCGATGGCGGAACGCGGCAAGCGACTGGACGACCTACTCGATCTTCTCGACACCTGGTGGACCAAGGACACCGTGTCCCACAACGGCATCGGCTACACCATCCCGGAGACCCACGTCCACCTGAAACCGGCACGCAAGCCGCCCGTACACCTGGCCGGGTTCGGCGAGAAGGCCCTGCGCCGGGTCGCCGAGCGGGCGGACGGCTGGCTGCCGGTCTGGACGGTGCCCGAAACCTTCCCCGCCGACATGCTCACCTCCACCCTGGCCAAGATCCGGGCCGACGCCGAACAAGCCGGTCGCGACCCGCAGACACTGGGCGTGGCGCTGCGAGTGAACGCCGCCCCGGACACGAAGCCGGAACTCATCGCCGAGTCAGTGACGAAGATCGTCGCGACACTCGACCCGGACCACACCTTCGTCGACCTCACCTACCTGACCGGCAGCGTAGACGAACACATCGACCTCACCGGCCTCCTGCTGGAACTGACCGCCAGGGGCTGATCTGTCCGCCGCGGCACCCGCGACCCAGGCGACGATGGAAGGGCGACCTCGGCAGACACGCCGGCGCCAAAGTCGTTCGGCACACATCCCCGACCGCGTCCCGATCTGGATCGCATCACTCCGCCGGAAAGAGAGCCGCAGCACCGGCGCCTGCGTGGTCATCGCAAGAAGCCCCCTCGACTCAGCGATTCCGGCGGGCGGCGCGCAGCCCTTGGGCGGGACCGGAACGCCGGCAGCCCCAGGCATCAGCTCAAGCAAGGTTGGGTTCAGTCCCCCACCCGGCCGGTGTCGTACGCCCACATCGCGATCTCGACCCTGTTTCGGACGCCGATTTTGGTCAGCAGGCTGGCGACGTGGGTTTTGGCGGTCGTCAAGCCGATGAACAGCTCGGCGGCGATCTCGGCGTTCGTGCGGCCGCGGGCGACCAGCGTCAGCACCTGTTCCTCGCGTTCGGTGAGCGGCTCGATCGGTTGGGTCCGCCGGCTCGACGGTTCCCTGGCGGCGAACGTGGCCAGCAGCCGCCGGGTGATGTTCGGCGCGATCAGGGCATCGCCGACGGCGGCGGCATGGACGGCCTGGACGAGCAGCTCCGTCCCGGCGTCCTTGAGCAGAAAGCCTCGGGCGCCGGCCCGGAGCGCACCCTGGATGTACTCGTCGAGGTCGAATGTCGTGATCACGACTACCGCGATCGGGTCCGGAACGCCCCGCCCTGCGAGGAGCTTGGTCACTTCGATGCCGTCGAGCCCGGGCATCTGGATGTCGACCAGGCACACGTCGGGGTGGAGCCGACGCGCCAGCTCGACGGCGGCGTGGCCGTCGGCGGCTTGGCCGACGACCTCGATACCGGGCTGGGCGTCAAGGATCATCGACAGGCCGGTGCGCACCAGATCCTGGTCGTCGGCCACCAGCACGCGCACCGTCATCGGCGTACTTTAGTCGGCAGTTCGGCGTCGACCGTCCACCCGCCCTCGGGCGCCGGCCCGGCACGCAGCGTGCCGCCGAGCAGCTGCACACGCTCGGTCATCCCCAGCAGCCCGAAGCCATGGTTCACCGACCGTGCCGGGTCGATCTGCCCGTCGTCGGTCACGCGCAGCCGCAGCGTTCCCGCGCCCTCCTCGACCCGGATCTCCACGCGTGAAGCGTTGCGGGCGTGCCGCAGGGCGTTGGTCAGCGCCTCCTGCGCCAGCCGGTAGACCGCCGTGTCGATCTGGGGCGGAAGTTCGTCCAGGTCATCCGGCAACTCCACGTCGACGACCGGGGCCGGGGCGCGTCGCGCGAGGGACATCAGGTCGGCAACGCCGGGCTGGGGGGCGTACCCCGCCGGTGCTCCGTCGCGCAGCACCCGGACCATCGCCCGCATCTCCGCAAGTGTCCGCGACGCTTCCCCTTCGATCGCCGCCAGCACGTCGAGTGCCGCCTCGGGTCGCTGGCCGGCCATCGCCCGGCCCGCTTGCGCCTGCACGGCGATCGCCGAGACGTGGTGGGCGACGATGTCGTGCAACTCGCGCGCGAGACCGACCCGCTCCTGGCCGCGGATTTGGTCCACCGCCCGGCGACGGCTCTCGGCGCGGTAGCGGAACGCCGCTCCGCCCGCCGCCGCCGCGGCGAGGATGGCGAGCCCGCCGAAGATCTCGGTCGGCCCGATGTGGTCGGGGACCATTCCGATTCCCGCGGCGACCGCCACCACCGCCAGCCCGATCGCGATCTCGCGCCCTGAGCCCCAGCGAACCAGCGCGTAGACGAGCACCAGGACGTAGATCATCGTGTCGAGGCCCACGCTCGGGGCCCCGCCCAGCAGACTCGCCAGTCCCAACGCCGTCGCGGTGCCGAAGGCCACCACGACACAGGCCAACGGGTGGGTACGCCGCCACAGCAGCACCGGCGCGAGTCCGACCGCCACGATCGTCGCGAACGGCCGCCAGGCGACGTCGTCCCGGAGGGCTCCCTCGAGCAGCGCCGTCACGATCAACGCCCCGACCAGCACCCAGTCGCGCGGCATCCGTCCGGGAGCGTCCGTGGCGCGCGGTTCGGTCCACAGCGAGCGCAGGGTGTTGGGGGTCACGCGCCCAGCCTAGGGACCGCCGAGGCGCCAGGGACCGACCGAAAGAACGAGACGCCGCTCCTCCCTGCGGCCGGGCGGGTCCGGCCTCGACGCCGATGTGCCCGCGGCCGGGCTCGGCGATCGTTGGCCCACCGGTCCTCACCACGACAACGGAGCCCACGATGACAACACGTCAAACCACCACGACCGCACTGGACGAGCAGCGGATCCCGGTGAGAGCCAAACTCGCCGCGGCGTGGACGAGCCTGGTGCTCCTCTACGCCTATGTGGACATTCTCGCCTTCTACAAACCCGGCGTCATCAAGGACATCGAGGCAGGCGTCGTCTTCGAGTTCGACATCAGCCAGACGTTGTTCGCCGTCTTCCTC from Amycolatopsis sp. EV170708-02-1 includes:
- a CDS encoding WXG100 family type VII secretion target, which translates into the protein MANPLVAETVSSTTWATGVPLLEEAQGVKSSIESGDWASAVMGVAGTALEALSVVADPFGSVLAAGVGWLMEHVGPLKEALDELAGNPDQVAAQAQTWQNIAKELESVGQDLVMQVDADVQSWVGTSADAYRAQSTELATLISAAGEASAGAGSGVQTAGEVVAAVRGLVRDIIAEVVAHLVSWALQVIATCGIGLTWVVPQVAALVAKTATKIAGIVKSLIGALKKLSVLIRKADDVFGKASDGLKKIKTGKPPAARPPGSLSPGRTGPSSSGGGSRSLDQSPGKPDQHPYGGVDVPQSAHDHVSLGNLKPPRPRPPGSTAPPRPWGFTGGHMLNSDLPPGTAPHNTPGPGGRPNWHGAGVNGGNPPVYQGPVGPPPHNAPPAPPGTGPYGSYPDANGVYNLHHPTMADPNGGVAGKPMSTMFPQGLNQGTVQNLGDQAWNGGNPNGGITPMPVRPGGQQSYQWQGQGQIPFTPIWDPGGANHGSGSGNHPNAGSTINISGFANPNGMAGPGGFLSPPTYYPDGRLDPPVKFP
- a CDS encoding TIGR03619 family F420-dependent LLM class oxidoreductase, with amino-acid sequence MRLGFSLPVFGKAAATPGGIARYARTAEQAGAASLWVGDRLLSPVNPEVSYPGYDTMPEEFWTAQDPFTALAVAAAVTETAILGSSTINATQYQPANFARLLTSIDVASNGRLLPGLGIGWSPDEYAAVGIPMAERGKRLDDLLDLLDTWWTKDTVSHNGIGYTIPETHVHLKPARKPPVHLAGFGEKALRRVAERADGWLPVWTVPETFPADMLTSTLAKIRADAEQAGRDPQTLGVALRVNAAPDTKPELIAESVTKIVATLDPDHTFVDLTYLTGSVDEHIDLTGLLLELTARG
- a CDS encoding response regulator transcription factor, which codes for MTVRVLVADDQDLVRTGLSMILDAQPGIEVVGQAADGHAAVELARRLHPDVCLVDIQMPGLDGIEVTKLLAGRGVPDPIAVVVITTFDLDEYIQGALRAGARGFLLKDAGTELLVQAVHAAAVGDALIAPNITRRLLATFAAREPSSRRTQPIEPLTEREEQVLTLVARGRTNAEIAAELFIGLTTAKTHVASLLTKIGVRNRVEIAMWAYDTGRVGD
- a CDS encoding sensor histidine kinase, yielding MTPNTLRSLWTEPRATDAPGRMPRDWVLVGALIVTALLEGALRDDVAWRPFATIVAVGLAPVLLWRRTHPLACVVVAFGTATALGLASLLGGAPSVGLDTMIYVLVLVYALVRWGSGREIAIGLAVVAVAAGIGMVPDHIGPTEIFGGLAILAAAAAGGAAFRYRAESRRRAVDQIRGQERVGLARELHDIVAHHVSAIAVQAQAGRAMAGQRPEAALDVLAAIEGEASRTLAEMRAMVRVLRDGAPAGYAPQPGVADLMSLARRAPAPVVDVELPDDLDELPPQIDTAVYRLAQEALTNALRHARNASRVEIRVEEGAGTLRLRVTDDGQIDPARSVNHGFGLLGMTERVQLLGGTLRAGPAPEGGWTVDAELPTKVRR